GGCGCGCCTGCCGGTCCTGCCGGGCAACGCCATCAGCCAACCCGCCCACTGACCCGCTCCGCACCTCCGGCACCGCCGGAGGTGCGACATCCTGTCCGCGCCTGTCCTGTGCCGGGCGTCCTCCCGGGCTGGCAGAATGGTGCCCCACCCACCGGCAGAGTGGGACTCCCGCCTTCCATGCGTGCGCAACCCGCTCCTATCCAGACTGGGAAGTACAGCATGAGCATCACATCCGCCGACATCTGCAACGCCGCCGACGCCCTGCTGGGTTTCGTCGGTTTCAACCGCAAGCTGGGCAAGTACATCGTGCGCTTCAGCGAGGACGCCTTCGGCATGGACGTGCCGGATGACAGCATCACGCCCGCCAGCGAATTCGTCTGGGTGGCCAGGGATGACCAGGTGATGACCCTGAGCCGCGAGTGCCTGCAGATACTCAGGGACCAGAACGTCAACGACCGCCTCAACCTGGGCGAGACACTGCAGCTCTACCTGCGCCGCACGGACCTGCCGGAGATCCAGGCCCAGCGCCGGCGCCTCTGAGTGGGCCAGGGCCGGATTGTCGAGTGCGTCCATCATCGGCATCCGGCCCCATGCTAGATTGACCGGCATCGCCCGATGCCGGCCCGTCTCAGCCCAGGACCCATGGATGCGCCTTCTCCCCGATACCTTCAGGAACCGCCTTGCCCTGCTCATCGGCAGCCTCAGCCTCGTCGTCAGCCTGCCCTACTACCTCTATATCGATCGGTTCTATGGCGCCCAGCTGGAGGCCGATCGCGGCAACGCCCTCACCGGGCTGGCCATGTCCGTGGCGACGCTGCTTGCGGAGAACCTGCGGGAGCGGCAACGGGAGATCGACCTGCTGGCGCGCACCCCCATCTACCTGGACGACGATGGCAGGGTGGACAACCGGAAGCTCACCGCCATGCTGGATCGCCTCAAGCAGTCCTACGCCTACTACTCCTGGATCGGTTTCGCCGACATGCGCGGCATAGTCCGCGCCGCCAGTGGCGACCTGCTGGTGGGGCAGGACGTGTCCCAGCGGCCGTGGTTCCAGCAAGGGCGCCAGGGCTCCTTCGTCGGCGACCTGCACGAGGCGGTGCTGCTGGCGAAACTGCTGCCGGCGGAACCGGGCGGCGGTCCGTTACGTTTCATCGATTTCGCCGCCCCGGTGCAGGATGCCGATGGCCGGCAGATCGGCGTGATGGCCTCCCACGCCCACTGGAGCTGGGCGGACGCCATCCTCGGCCGGATCGAGCCGGTGCGCCGGGAGCATCAGGACGTCGAGCTGTTCATCCTCGACGCCCGCGACCGCATCATCTACCCGGAGAACGCCGGCGTGACGCTGGATAATGCCTTCCTGGCGCGCCTGTCGAGCCAGCGCTGGAGCGAGGATGGCCAGTACCTGGCCGCCCTGCGTCCGGTGCCGGAGCTGTTTCCCGATACCCCGCTGAACTGGACGGTGCTGGTGCGCCAGCCCCTCGCGGGCGTGCGCCAGGATGTGGACCAGTTGCAGCGCGCGCTGTTGCTGTTCGGCGCCGGCGCCGCCCTGGTCCTGCTGGTCCTCGCCTGGCTCGGTGCGCGGCGCACCAGCCGGCCCATCGAACAACTGGCGCGCCTGGCGGATCGCATCCGCCGGGGGGACGAGAGCGCGAAGCTGGATGTCCATGCCAGCACCCGGGAGCTGGAGACACTGTTCCAGTCCATTTCCGGCATGGCCGAGACGCTCCTGGCGCGCAAGGGCGAACTGGAACGGGCCAATGAAAACCTGGAGTCCAAGGTGGCCGAGCGCACGCGGCAACTGGAGGACGCCAATGTCCAGCTGGAATCGCTGGCGCGCAAGGACGCCCTCACCGGGGTGCTCAACCGCCTGGCCGCCAATGAGCGGCTGGAGGAGGAGTTCCGCCGCCTGCAACGCACCGGCTCGGTCTATTCCGTGCTGCTGCTGGACATCGACTACTTCAAGCGCATCAACGACACCCATGGGCATGACGTGGGCGACCAGGCGCTGCAGTTCACCGCCCTGCTGATTCGCGCCAGCATCCGTGCCACGGACTTCCTCTACCGCGTCGGTGGCGAGGAGTTCCTCGTGCTCCTGCCCGCCACGGGCCAGGAGGATGCCCTGGGCGTGGCGGAGAAGATCCGTGCCACGGTGGAGTCCACGCCGGCGCCGGTGGTGAACCGCATCACCCTGAGCGTCGGCACCGCCCAGGCGAGGCCGTCCGACCGTAACGCCGAGAGCGTGGTGAAGCGCGCCGACCAGGGCCTCTACGCGGCCAAGGGAGCCGGGCGCAACTGCATCATGGCCTGCATGGACTGACGGCCAGGGTGGGGCGCCGGAGGCGGTGCTATAACTGAACACCTCGGGTGACCCCATCTGGAGGGCGCCGCCATGGCCCACCGAGGACCTCTCCTGCTGTTGCTGGTCGTGCCCGCCGCCTGCGCCTGGGGCGCGGACGGGGGCTACGACGGCCCGCTCGATGCGCCCGGCCAGGCTCCGCGGCCCTATGTGTCGCCACCGCCCCGCGCCTTTCCCGACCCGCCGCCGGAAACCTTCGTCGTAGTGCCGGACGACCACCGCTTCCGCGATGCCCAGCCACCTCGGGTCAGCACCGAAGAACCCCAGGTGCTGATCCGCACCTTCGATCCGGAACTGGGTGTCTATCGCGACGCCGAGGTGCGGGACCGGGAGGGCAACCGCGACGGAGCGATCGACTGCGAGGTGGAGGACTGTGCGCAGTGATGGGGCTCGGGGCACCCGGTGCCGATGCGCTTTAGGCGCGAGCTTGCTCGCGAACGGCTCCGCAGCCTTCGCCGGCAAGCCGGCTCCTACAAGACCACGTGCGGTGCCGATGCGCGGTAGGAGCGAGCTTGCTCGCGAACGGCTCCGCGCGCTTCGCCGGCAAGCCGGCTCCTACAAGACCACGTGCGGTGCCGATGCGCGGTAGGAGCGAGCTTGCTCGCGAACGAGTCCGCGCGCTTCGCCGGCAAGCCGGCTCCTACAAGATCACGTGCGGTGCCGATGCGCGGTAGGAGCGAGCTTGCTCGCGAACGGCTCCGCAGCCTTCGCCGGCAAGCCGGCTCCTACAAGATCACGCGCGGTGCCGATGCGCTTTAGGCGCGAGCTTGCTCGCGAACGGCTCCGCAGCCTTCGCCGGCAAGCCGGCTCCTACAAGATCACGCGCGGTGCCGATGCGCGGTAGGAGCGAGCTTGCTCGCGAACGGCTCCGCAGCCTTCGCCGGCGAGCCGGCTCCTACAGGAGGGCCGCGCCGTCGGCAACCTCGCGGCTCCTTTCCCCGGCACCGCGCGGCCCGAAGCGCTTGCGGTAGTCCATGGGCGAAAGTCCGACCATCCTGGTGAACACCTTGCGGAACGCCGCCGGGTCCTGGTAGCCGACGTCCCAGGCGATCTGGTCCACGGTGCGATTGGTCAGCTCCAGCAGCTCCCGAGCCTTGGCCGCGCGCAATTGCTGGCAGTACTCGGTGGGGCGCAGGCCGGTGGCCTGCTGGAAGCGCCGCAGGAAGGTGCGTTCGCCCAGCCCCGCCTCGGCGGCCATGGCGGCGAGGCTGACGTGGCGGGCGTCCCGTTGCAGCCAGCGCTGGACCTTCAGCACCGCCTCGTCGCCGTGGGTCAGCACGGGCGTGAAGCGGCGGAAGTACTGCTGGGAGTGGCGGGTCAGGTCCAGCACCAGGAAGCGTGCGGTGTCCGCTGCGATGGTGGGCCCCAGCAGCCGGTCCACCAGGGCCAGCCCCAGGTCCGTCCAGGCCATCACGCCGCCGGCGGTGATGATGTCGCCGTCGTCCACCACCAGCTTGTCGGCGTCCACGGTCAGCTCCGGAAAACGCTCGCCCAGGTCCCGGGCCAGGCTCCAGTGGGTGGTGAGCACACGCCCGGCCAGCAGGCCGGTGCGGGCCAGCAGGTAGGCCCCGGCGCAGACCGAGCTGAGGGTTGCGCCTGCCGCATGGCGCTGGCCGAGCCAGGCGGTGAAGGGCGCCAGTGCCTCGTCCGCCGGCAAGGGGCCGAGGCAGGGCGGCAGGATCGCCACGCTGGGTTGGCCCGTGGCCCCGGGATGGCTGTCCAGCTGGCAGCTGATGCCGCCGGCCGCGTCGGCGCCGAAGTGGCGCGTGCGCAGCACCGGCAACGCCGCGCCCGGGTGCTCGGCCGCCATGCGGTTGGCCACCGAGAACAGGTCCGAAAGGCCATGGGCGGCCGCCAGCTGGGCGCCGGGGTAGAGGAGGATGTCGATCTCCAGCAGGGGCGTCATTGTCAGTTCTTCCTGCGAATTTGTCGGTCGCGCCGATCCTCGACCGGCGCCGGAAGGTTCATCTTGGGCCCCACGAACCCAACCAACAACCCGAGGAGAATCCCCATGAGCAAACAGGCCCTGGTCGTCGTCGATATCCAGAACGATTACTTCCCCGGCGGTCTCTGGACCCTGACCGGTGCGGACGCGGCCGCCGACAACGCCGCGCGACTGATCGCCGACGCCCGCCGGCGCGGCGAACTGGTGGTGCATATCCGCCATGAATTCCCCACCCAGGACGCACCCTTCTTCCGTCCGGGTTCCGAGGGCGCGCAGCTCCATCCCAAGGTGGCCAACCTGGCCGAAGAACCCGTGGTGCTGAAGCACTACATCAACTCCTTCCGCGAAACCGAGCTGAAGGCGGTGCTGGATCGCCACGGCATCGAGCGGCTGACCGTCGTCGGCAACATGAGCCACATGTGCGTGGACGGCATCACCCGCGCGGCGGTGGACTTCGGCTACCCGGTCACCGTGATCCACGATGCCTGCGCCACCCTCGACCTGGAGTTCAACGGCACCCGCGTCCCGGCGGCCCAGGTCCACGCGGCGTTCATGGCCGCCCTGGCCTTCGGCTACGCCCAGGTGGTCTCCACCGAGCAGTTCCTGGCGGGCCAGGCGGCCTGAGGCGCGCTGTTCCTTGAACCGGGCCTGGCCCCTGTTATAGGTTGTCGCCCCCGCAACCGCCCAGGGGCCAGACGTTCAGACGCCTGGCCTATGCTTGAACCAAGCCGATCGCCTGACCCCGGAGTCCCCATGAACGACCACACCCTTCCGCCCGAGTACCTGGCGTTTGCCGAAGAACTGGCCGACGCCGCGGCGCGGGTGACCCTGACCTATTTCCGCCTGCCCCTGGAGGTGGAGAACAAGGAAGCGGAGCGCTTCGATCCCGTGACCCTCGCCGACAAGGGCGCCGAGCGGGCCATGCGCGACCTGATCGCCCAGCGTTATCCCGGGCACGGCGTGCTCGGCGAGGAAGAAGAGAACCTCAAGGGCGAGGAGCCCTGGACCTGGGTGCTGGATCCGGTGGACGGCACCCGCTCCTTCATCAGCGGCATTCCCCTCTGGGGCACCCTGATCGCCCTCAACGACGGCACCCGCCCGGCGCTGGGCGTGATGGACCAGCCCTTCACCCGCGAGCGCTTCATCGGCGATGGCGCCAGCGCCTCGCTCAACGGCCGTCCGATCAGGACCCGCGCCTGCCGCGACCTGGCCGACGCCACCCTGATGGTCACCAGCCCGGAGCATTTCCTCCAGCCGCCCTACAGCGACGCCTTCCAGCGCCTCTCCAGCCAGGCCCGCCTGGTGCGCTACAGCGGCGATTGCTACGCCTACTGCATGCTGGCCCTGGGGCTGGTGGACGTGGTGCTCGATCCGGGCCTCAAGCCCTATGACATCCAGGCCCTGATGCCCATCATCCAGGGCGCCGGCGGCGTCGTGACCCGCTGGGACGGCGGCGACGCGCAGGACGGTGGCGACGTCATCGCCTGTGGCGATCCGCGCCTGCATGCGCAACTGCTGGAGCTGCTGCGCTAGCGACTTGAACGAAGAAGCCCCGCCGATTGGCGGGGCTTCTTCGTATTGGGCCGGCAGCCCGCGTTGGGCGATCAGCTCGTCCCGTGGCGGCAGGTGCCGGGTGCAGGGTGTGGACGGGTCAGAGCCCCAGCTCCGAAAGCCCCGGATGGTCATCGGGACGACGGCCCAGGGGCCAGCGGAACTTGCGCTCCGATTCCTGGATGGGCATGTCGTTGATGCAGGCGTAGCGGTTGGCCATCAGGCCGTTCTCGTCGAACTCCCAGTTCTCGTTGCCATAGGAGCGGAACCAGTTGCCCGAATCGTCGCGCCACTCATAGGCGTAGCGCACGGCGATGCGGTTGTCGGTAAAGGCCCAAAGCTCCTTGATCAGGCGGTAGTCCAGTTCCCTGGCCCATTTCCGGGTGAGGAAGGCCTTCGCCTCGGCGCGGCTCGTGGCGAACTCGGCACGGTTGCGCCAGCGGGTGTCCAGGGTGTAGGCCAGCGAGACCTTTTCCGGGTCGCGGCTGTTCCAGCCATCCTCGGCCAGGCGAACCTTCAGGAGGGCTGTTTCACGGGTGAACGGGGGAAGTGGCGGGCGAACGGCTTCTTCAGAGGACATGGGCATGTCTCCAGTACAGGGTTGGACAAGGAAGTGAAGGTGCCCGCCGGGGGTGGTCGTTACCGGCGGATGAGCGCCCGCGCCATGGCTTGCGCATCGTCCGCGTAGCTTGGATCACCGAGGAGGTGGGCGGCGTTGATGGCGCCCTCTATCAGGATCAACAGCTGCCTGGCCAGGGCATCCGGATAGTCAGCGCCAAAATCGAGGCAAATCTCCCGCACGAAGCCGAGCAGCTTCTCCTTGTGCTCCCTGGCCACCTGGCGGACCGGATCGTCGGGGTCGCCCGTCTCACCGGCGGTGTTGACGAACGCGCAGCCGCGAAAGCCGTCGGAGCCGAACCACTGCCGGAGCACCGTGAACAGGGCGAGCAGTTGCGCCTCGGGTGATTCCGCCCGGCGAACTTCCGTCCTGAACCAGTCCATCCAGCGTTCGTCGCGCCGCCGCAGCACCGCTTCGACCAGGTCGTCCTTGGTGCCGAAGTGCGTGTAGATACTCTTTCTCGCCACGCCCGAGGTCTTCACCAGGAGGTCCATGCCCGTGGCGCTGATCCCCGTGCGGTAGATCAGGTCTTCGGCGGTATCGAGAAGTCGTTCGCGGACTTCGGAGGTTGATTTGCTGTTCATGGAAGTGATGGTAGAACGATCGTTCTCTGCGTGCAATGCCTTGCGCGGAAAAGTTACGAACGGTCGCCTCATCCTCGTGTCGCCCGCCTTCCAGCGGGAGCGTGGCGCGGAGGGTCGGAGCGAGCCCGAATGGATGAGTCGACCGCCCTGTTTCAGCCTTTCAGCGTGCGGGTCCAGGCGGCCAGCGCCTGCATCTGCTCGGTGATCAGCCCGTGCAACCGCTCGTCCACCAGGTCGCCGTGCTCGTTGAAGCTGCCGGAAAAGGCGTTGGCGAAGACCTCCGGCTTGTTCAGCGGATGGAGGTCGAGGAAGACGCAGGACTGGCGCAGGTGGTACTGCGCACGGGAGGTGCCCATGCCGCCACCGGAGCCGAGGATGGCCACCGCCTTGCCGGCCAGCAGACCGTTGTTCGGCTCCCGCGAGGCCCAGTCGAGGATGTTCTTCAGGGCCGGCGCCATGGAGTAGTTGTACTCCGGGCAGGCCAGCACCAGGGCATCGGCCTGGCCGATCTGCGCCAGGACCCGCAGTACCGGGGCGGGCTTCTCGGTGATGTCGGCGTTGTAGAAGGGGATATCCGACAGCTCGGCCACGTCCAGTTCCACCCCGTCGGGCAGGTGAGCGGCGACTGCGCGCAGCAGCCCCCTGTTGGTGGACTTCTGGCGCAGGCTGCCGGCGATGCCAAGGAAACGCAGGGACATGGGGAGGACTCCTTCCTGAGGGTGGTTTTCGACAGTGGAGAAGGGGCTCGGGCCACGGGCGGGCCCGCTGCAGGAAAGCGTAGGCAAGTTTCCTGACCTTTCCGCGGCAATCGTCGCACCGCCGTCGTTCGGTCAGCGCGGCCTTGGAGGAAGGGGCGCGATAGCGAGGCTCAGTCCGGGCCGATGTCCGTGAGGCTGGCCTGGGGCAGCGCCTGCTGCTCGCGGATGCAGAACAGCACCATATGGAAATCGCTGCGCCATTCCGCTTCGCAGCGACGTCGCACCGGGCCGCTGTAGAGGGCGATGGCCTCGGCTGAACGGCGCTGGTCCTCCTGGCAGTAGCTGCGCATGGCTTCGCCGTTCCATTTGGCGTCGCAGAAGGATCGGATGACGGAATCATCCGCCAGGGCGCTGGTGGCGAAACCGCTGGCGATCAGGGTGGCAGTGGTGACAAGTCGTTTTCTGTAAGGCATGGCCAGACTCGCTTTCCCATTCGTGTGGTGGCCGTCCTGGCCCGCGAACTACCGGATGCTGCATTGGAGGAAGCCCATCTGCGCCGCTGCGGATCCACCCCGCACTGCCAGCATGCACAGTGGGGGAGCAGTCTAGTCCAGGGTGGGGCGGAGCGACCGGAGCTTGGTGTCGCGGTCGACGGGTGGTGCTCCTGGTGAGGGCGGGGATTGGAAGTCCAGTGTCGGCACTCGGATCCTTGCGCCTGCGGGCCCTGTCGTTGTTGCCGAAATAGCGGTGCATCAGGAGCGAGGTGTTCTAGATAAGAGGCGAGTTTGCCCTGCTAACCCTGTTCCGCTCAGTTGGCCGAATCGTGCAATGGACTCGTTTGCCCAATTTCTGGCATCACTTCTCCGGTGCTTAGCCACCAGCGGTATTGGGGGTAGAGCTTTCCGAGGATCTCGACTTCCTCTGCACCAACTCGAGCCTTTCCACGCTTGATGCTTACCCAGCGCGGGTAGTTCGTATCGCCAGCCTTTGCGAGATCCGTCAGGCTGGCCATTCCGATCAATAGCAATGCTCTATCGGTTATCGACATATCAATCCAATAAAACGATCGACTTTAGACTATGTCTAAAGTATCTGTGCATGTTATGTTTTGAACATAGTCAAAAGACATAGTCTTAAGATAATGACTCATCAGGGCCAACATAGTGCAGGAAACGCCATGGATGTGGAAGGAACCAGCCTGACGCTTAAGGACCTGCTCAGCCCACCGCCACTGATGCCATGGCGCGAGTTCGCCGACTGGATACGGATGGGCGAGGAACACAACATCGTCTGGGGATGGATTCGCAACGGCTCCATCCCCTCCCACCAGGTCGGCAAGCACCTGATGGTCAACGTCGCGTTGCTGACCTGCGAACTGCTGGAAAAGGAGTGGACCCCATGAGCAAGGACGAAAGCCTGGATCTGTGCAGCGTGAAGACCTTCGCCGAAATGACCGGCGTATCCATCGAAGAGGCCATTGCCTGGGTGGACGACGGCACCATTCCGAGCCTGAGGCTAGCTGGCTTCCGCATGGTCAACCTCGCCCGTCTGCGGGAAGACCTGCTCAAGGGTAAAACCGAGTTCTCGGCGGGGGATTACCGACATGTCTAGCCACTGCGTCGCCATCGACAGCGCCACCGCGCTTTCCTGCCTCGGGCAAACGGTGCTGATGGAACTGGGCTGGGATGATGACCCGGAGTCTGTCTGGCGGTGCCTCCATGTGCTGGGCGTGGTGCTGCCGAAGGAGGGCATCTACGAGCATGGGCATTTCGTGGTGGTCAACGCCCTGGCCCCGGAGGCATTCCCCTATGAAATATTCTGGGCCCACATCCGTACCCTGCAACGGGTTTGCCAGTGGATTGACGTGCAGCCTCGCGCCACAGCCTGATCCGGTCGGACACCGCGTGTCCGGCTCGCGCAAGGTCCGCGTCGCCTCGGGCGGGTCCAGCGTCATCTACTACCACTTCACTTCGGCTTTGCAGATTGCACTGCTGCTGATCTACCCGAAGAACGAGAAGGATGATCTGTCGGCCGATGAGCGAAAGGTGCTCAAGCAAATCATTGAGCGGTGGAGGTAATCGCCATGAGCAAATTCTTTGAAGACCTTCTGGAGAGCGTCCAGCAAATGGACGAAATCCACCGTGGCGAACCTAAGCCTTCACGGGAGTTCGCCGTGGACGCGATGAAGGTGAAGAAAATCCGCAAGGCCACCGGCCTGACCCAGGCCAAGTTCGCGGCGATGATCGATGTGCAGCTCGGCACGTTGCGCAATTGGGAGCAGGGGCGGCGTGAGCCTAGGGACCGGCCAAAGCGCTGCTTCGTGCCATTCACAACGACCCCAAGCACGTCATCCAGGTCCTATCGACCTGAGCCTGTGGGTTGTCGATTTCGACACCTCTTCGACACCACCAAACCCCAGAAACGAAAAAACCCCATAAATCAGGGGTTTAGTCAGGGGAATCTGGAGCGGGCGAAGGGAACAGCACCCGGTCACCAACTCGTTTATTACGAACATTTTTTCCGATCCAGGCGTCACGGAATGGACTCGATTGTGGACTCAAGTCTTCGGCCTGGTCAACGCAGGCCGTTGCGGGTGATCCAAAGCGAGCCAAGCACATCCATCAACAGCCAGAGCATCGGATTTCATTCCGAAGTCTATCCGTCTACTGGCACACCACGCCACAGGCCGCAACGGACAGGCGAGCTACGGCCTCAACGAACCGGCTTATCATCGACCGGTGAGGCCTCGTCTTTCACTCGCGCGAGGAACCGCTTCATGGGCTCCGAGGGTTCGCCCCGGCGGCGCAGCAGGTAGGTAGAGAGCATCGGTGGGGTGCCGGTCAGGGGACGAATGGAGATGTCCGGGCGCTGTAGCGTCTGCACCTGCGAGGCGATGGCGAAGCCGATGCCGTAGCCGGCGCCGACCAGGGTCAGCATCACGCCCAGGCTGGTCACTTCATCGACCAGCTTGAGCGGCGTGCCTGCGTCCTGCAGCATCGCTTGAATCTGATGGCGGCAGCCCGATCCCGATTCGGGATGGCACAGAACCAGCGGGAACTTCAAGGCTTCGGCCAGCGGCACCTGGACGTGTGCCAGCAAGGGATGGCGTGCGGGCACGATCACCGACAGCGGATCGGTCCACACCGGCTCGGCGACGAGCCCATCATGCACCGCGTTCGACAACGCAAAGCCGATGTCCAGCAGATCGTTGTGCAGCATCTTGAGCTGCTGCACGAACGGCAACTCGAAGACGCGAATCTCCAGCTCGGGTTCATCCTCGCGGCTGCGTGCCAGCAAGGTAGCGATGCGGGGCTGCGCCAGGCTGTCGCAGATGGCGATGCGCAGATGGCCTTGGTAGCCCTGCGCCGCGGCCTTGGCGCTCTTGACTGCCTGCTCCACGGTAGCCTGCACGCGCCGGCATTCGCCGAGGAACACCTGGCCGGCCCAGGTCAGCCGCGTCAGGCGTGTGCTGCGGTCGAACAACTGTACACCGAGCTGGCTTTCCAGGTCGCGCATCGCACGCGACACAGGCGATTGCTCGATGCCCAGACGCTCGGCTGCACGGGCCAGATGCAGTTCTTCCGCAACTGCGACGAAGTAACGCAGCAATCTGAAATCCAAGGCCGCCTCCTGTCTGTCTTCTTCTGGTTCAGCCTATCGGACGCCAGCATCTCCTACCGCATCCCGTCAGCACCTCCTTCGGTGGCATCGCGTCAAAGCCTCATGACCGCTCGGTGCGCCGGGCACGGCGCGCAGGCGCTCACGTGTGCTGGAGTCCGCGATCGGTGCAGCCGATGACGTCACGCCGGCGTCAGGGCGAGCATGCCGATGCAGTTGGGTGTCTTTCGGGTCACCCCGATCGCCTCCCAGATCGGTCACGAAGTCCGGTTCTAACACGCCCGGACTTCTGCGCAGCCGCCATCACCTGGGCGACGCGCCGGTAGGCCCGCTTGGCGGTCTCCGCGCATGAAGTCCTTGGGCTGCGGATGACGCGGCGCCGAAGCATGCAGCCACTGCGCGAACTGCTCGTCGCTCATGCGTTCGTCTTTCCAGAACACGCTGCGGTCGGCAGTGATGGACAGGGTCGCCGAGTCGGGCTTGATCGACTTCACTCCACTCAGACAACACAATAATGACAATCTGGCAATTTTCCGATAAGGCAACACCGACGGGATAACCGGACTTGCTTGGACACTCGCCCCCCGTGGCCACGACAGAAGGTCGGATGGCGGCGACTGGCAAGCCTCTGTGACCGGCATCGCCGCCGGGAAGCGCTCATGCAGTTCCCTAAAGCCAGAGGAATGGACTCCACTTTCTGAGGAGAAGTACATGAACTTACGCCATCTTCGCTGCTTCATCGCCGTGGCCGAGGAGTTGCACTTCGGCCGGGCGGCGCGGCGGCTGCATATGGAGCAGTCGCCCCTGTCGCGCACGATCCGCCAACTGGAGGCAGGCCTGGGCGTGATGCTGCTGGAGCGCACGCCGCGCGGCGTGCGCCTGACCCCGGCCGGGCAGGTGTTTCTGGAGGAGGCCCGGCGCGTGCTGCTGACCCTTGAGCAAGCCCAGACCAAGACGCGGGCGGTGGCGGTGGGACACCGGGGCACCCTGCGCATCGCCCTGGCCGGCGGCGTCGGGCGGACCCGGCTGTCGGCGCTGCTCGCGCTGTGCCGCGAGGAGGCGCCGGAAGTGGGCATCCGGCTGTTCGAGGCGCCGCTGTTGCAGGTGGTGGGCGGCCTGGGCAACGACCTGTACGACGCGGCCTTTGCGATGGCCGGCGAGATGGCGGCCGGGGTGGTCGCCAGGCCGGTGTGGC
This genomic window from Pseudomonas furukawaii contains:
- a CDS encoding LysR family transcriptional regulator; protein product: MNLRHLRCFIAVAEELHFGRAARRLHMEQSPLSRTIRQLEAGLGVMLLERTPRGVRLTPAGQVFLEEARRVLLTLEQAQTKTRAVAVGHRGTLRIALAGGVGRTRLSALLALCREEAPEVGIRLFEAPLLQVVGGLGNDLYDAAFAMAGEMAAGVVARPVWQDPLVVAIPARHPLLAHKRVPLDEVVGYPLVLCHPQVCAECSRQCERLLRLVETPPVVAEYVTTHSLMLALVAAGYGVGFSTAAHAVACRQADVIVRPLDEDSAALTTYLLHPEGAMSEPLRHFIDRAQRVGHMPLDTQRLA